The Brassica napus cultivar Da-Ae chromosome C1, Da-Ae, whole genome shotgun sequence DNA segment GTGATACGTTTTTGTCCCTTATCTCTTAAACACTTTATTGATATACATTTGATCCTTTGTGCCTATTTATTTACAGCTGCCAGGAGACAGGGTATGTTAGATGAAATTGAACGGGAGTTTGAAGGTAACTTGACTTACCAGTCATCATATGCATAAAGAATCTTTCACTCTTTCTTTGTTCAAGAAGTTCTAAGAGTATCTTCTCTTGCAGCCGTTACCGATAGCTTTAAACAGCTTGTTATCTCGCTAAGACCAAAGATGAGGGGACCAATGTAAACTAATATCACCAGTTAACCTTCTTGTGGTTCCTTAACCTTTCTTGGAGTTTTAGTTCTCAGGTCTTTTTGTCTTTGTTATCAGCTGCAAAGAGGCAAAGGATGTTGGATGAGATTTAGCGTGAATTTGAAGGCACTTTCAACATATCAGTATCCATGTTAATAAGCTCTTGCGGTTCCTAGatcaaaattttccaaaactaCTCTGCAGCTGCTACAAGTAGTCTTAAGAAACTAAACCTTGAAGATTCCACTGTAGGAGATGAAAGTGCCCAAAATAATGACTTGTGCTAACTACTTTTCTTATGATCACTTTGAATCTTCCATGGTATTCTGAAGAATTGTTTTGTCTTGTTATAGATGCAAAGAGAAATAGCATGCTTGAAGCCAGAAGAATTATTTAGTGGGTGCATTATTGGTGATACTAAGCCTGGGCATttcggatatcggttcggttcggttcggatatttcggatttcgggtagttcggataggggctagaggatccatttagtacttgacctattttcggttcggttcggttcggatagtttcggattcggttcggttcggatagtaaatgtaggaaccggaaaatatccggaaaaagttcggttctcatttggatccggttcgggttcggatagttcggataatttggataaaatatcggttatttagggtaaaatattaaataattaggatgatttacataaaaattttggatatttcggattactttggacatttcggataaaactatccggatagtttcaaatactttcgggtagtttggatactttataataatttagttatcctcaactattttcagatacttttaatagaattttaaattaacaatatatatttagtgatgttatatgtatatataattaatatttttatatattcgggtacccgttcggttctcggttcggttccggttcggttcggttatttcggatataaaaatataagaaccgttcgggtatttgaggATATTGGTCCGGTTCCgatttcgggtatttcggttcggttcttcggttccggttattttgcccaggccAAGGTGATACAATTAAATCTGCATGCAAGGATCCTCGAACTCAAGACTTTATGGGTGCATACGCTTAATTTTACCAATTGATCCACTGAAACTATAGTACCTTTAGGTGTAAAATTGTTAATATAAATAACTAAGGGGGTGCACGTGCCACCACACCCACCTCTTAACGCGGCTTCGCCCCTGCTTGAAGCTATCAAACGCGAGGTTGAAGGTTACTTTCACATAACACTGAACTTGTTTTCTGAATGTTAATCCTTGAAAATATATCATCTAGATAAGTTCTATTCCGTTTTATGTTCTTACTTGCTGCTGCTACAAAAGGTCTTTGGAGAGCTAAAGGCTAGTGATTCAACCAAGGCAAGGATCTGTAACAACCCACCCGTAGGATCCAGGCTGGTTCTTTAGAGCACCGATTCTAACCCTTCACGTGTAAGCTTTAAACTCTTCCCAAATAGGTTATCAATGCGTTTGGCGATCCACGAATCCAAAAACTAACACTCGAACCTAAGAACTCACCTTTGAACCCAAGACCTCACCATTTATTTCTCTCAAAGCCTTctgaaataaacttcaaaacttgtttctttttttcttgcagCTGAAACTCAGAGAAGCAGCATGTTGGAAGAAATCAAACGTGAATATGAAGCAGCTGCAAGTGCAAAGGCTTATGGAAAAATACTGTATGTAAGAAACCACTTCTTTTGTTTGTCATGTACTCCTGTTTTCCatcttttgaatatttttttgtctgaGATAGTTTTTACATTTGTTGTCACAGCACAGCAGCTGCAAAAAGTTCACCAACCATAAGTACAGTGCAGAAAACTTATGTTGGATCCCAAGTagttcaaataatatataaagggaTTAATAGTAAATAAATCACACTAACTAGAGATTAGTGAACAACATTAGCAACGCACCAAATACTATGGAGATAAGGTAAGGGGATCAGCCACATTCTCCACTTTGTAGTTAACTACGTGGTGGATTCCACACCGCCAAGATCTCAAGCTCCTCTTTCTATCCAACGGATTAAACCAATGCCACGTGTAACTAAACATATCGTTAAACCGAACGAACAATAACAACTCACGTGTCATCACGATCCGATCATTATCCTCTCGATCCAACGGACCCAAACAAACTTCTCTCTCTCGCCGCGACCTCCGGTTTACGATGGCGGATTCCGATAACGATTCAGGCGGTCACAAGGACGGAGGCGGCGCGTCGTCGCGCGAGCAGGACAGGTTTCTCCCGATCGCGAACGTGAGCCGGATCATGAAGAAGGCGCTCCCGGCGAACGCGAAGATCTCAAAGGACGCGAAGGAGACGGTGCAGGAGTGCGTGTCGGAGTTCATAAGCTTCGTCACCGGCGAGGCGTCGGACAAGTGtcagagagagaagaggaagacGATCAACGGCGACGATCTTCTCTGGGCGATGACGACGCTGGGGTTCGAGGATTACGTGGAGCCGTTGAAGGTTTACCTGCAGAAGTACAGGGAGGTGGAAGGCGAGAGGATGACCCCAGGAGGGAGACAGGGCGGTAAAGAGGGCGGCGGCGGAAGTGGAGGAGGGATGTACGGTGGGGTTGTGACGATGGGGCATCATCATCAAGGACACGTGTACGGTGGGAGTGGGATgaattagaaattagaatatCAGCCGACCTCTGACTCTGTTAACTAGAGATGGCTCTCAAAGC contains these protein-coding regions:
- the LOC106377389 gene encoding nuclear transcription factor Y subunit B-3, translated to MADSDNDSGGHKDGGGASSREQDRFLPIANVSRIMKKALPANAKISKDAKETVQECVSEFISFVTGEASDKCQREKRKTINGDDLLWAMTTLGFEDYVEPLKVYLQKYREVEGERMTPGGRQGGKEGGGGSGGGMYGGVVTMGHHHQGHVYGGSGMN